From a single Pseudodesulfovibrio sp. JC047 genomic region:
- a CDS encoding ATP-binding protein: protein MTPDPIRISSSTHREKKRRKREYIFAVVFLVLILGLTWAELKYLSGDYYLILNLLILNVVLLLAMVFYVARNAVRLILDRRRKVLGSKLRTRLVLAFISLSLIPTALIYLVSVKFVQTSVDYWFKGQVEESMEQALELGRAFYGSAQDRLERRGSVMIGEIISSQFAWGGKAMDRYLEKKFGEYDLSLVGVITPEGNEQNTHSSAQWRGSWPEIKKKIDWQSLKADPRSWTTIIPKPGSDLVLGVTPVDEGRSGYLVIGETVGQGLLHRLDQIVRGLDEYKKLKSRKYPWKMNLYLTLGVMALLIILGAIWFGFRLAKELSAPVQALAMGTERIGRGDLSVRLEDRSDDELGFLVQSFNRMAEDLEQSQESVQQANIRLAQQNQELERRGQYIEAVLNNITSGVISMDSAGRIGTVNTAAESILGIPGAILIGRKPHHFLSGDFARMMEDALKQLSAKSGGVWQRQLDLPVRGKTIKVLVNVVSLKNVGGRDAGHVAVFEDITELEKIQRLAAWREVARRIAHEIKNPLTPIKLSAQRLQRKYGETISEPTFDQCTGLIVNQVERLQNMVTEFSAYAKLPDVQPKPDSLAPLLEEVSAMFENTHREISWTLSPEPPLPDFPFDREAIRKVLINLLTNAAEALKDRYDAQVEISATHDTEKGHIIVTVADNGPGLPDNSSRLFEPYYTEKKGGTGLGLTIVRTIVSDHGGQVRAQANDPIGTVFIFELPDA from the coding sequence ATGACGCCCGATCCAATTCGCATAAGCTCTTCCACCCACAGGGAAAAAAAGCGGCGCAAACGGGAATACATTTTCGCTGTCGTCTTTCTGGTGCTCATTCTCGGCCTGACCTGGGCTGAGTTGAAATACTTGAGCGGCGACTATTACCTTATATTAAATCTCCTCATCCTGAACGTAGTGCTCTTGTTGGCCATGGTCTTTTACGTGGCGAGAAATGCGGTCCGCCTCATTCTGGATCGACGCCGAAAAGTCCTTGGTTCCAAGCTCAGAACCCGGTTGGTACTGGCCTTTATTTCTTTGTCCCTCATTCCGACGGCCCTCATTTATCTGGTCTCGGTCAAATTCGTCCAGACCTCGGTGGATTACTGGTTCAAGGGACAAGTGGAAGAATCCATGGAACAGGCCCTTGAGCTGGGCCGCGCCTTTTATGGCTCGGCACAAGACCGGCTCGAACGGCGTGGATCGGTCATGATCGGCGAGATCATTTCCTCCCAATTCGCCTGGGGCGGCAAGGCCATGGATCGATATCTGGAAAAAAAATTCGGCGAATATGACCTCAGTCTGGTCGGTGTCATCACCCCGGAAGGCAATGAGCAGAACACCCACTCCTCAGCCCAATGGCGTGGCTCATGGCCGGAAATCAAGAAAAAAATCGACTGGCAGTCGCTCAAGGCCGATCCTCGATCCTGGACAACCATCATCCCCAAACCCGGCAGCGATCTCGTGCTTGGAGTCACGCCCGTAGATGAAGGACGATCAGGATATCTCGTCATCGGAGAAACCGTCGGACAGGGACTTTTGCACCGACTCGATCAGATCGTGCGCGGTCTGGATGAATATAAAAAACTCAAGTCACGGAAATATCCGTGGAAAATGAATCTTTATCTGACGCTTGGTGTCATGGCCCTGCTCATCATCCTCGGGGCCATCTGGTTTGGCTTCCGGCTTGCCAAGGAGCTGTCCGCGCCGGTTCAGGCCCTGGCCATGGGAACCGAACGCATCGGGCGAGGCGACTTGTCCGTCCGACTCGAAGACCGATCCGATGACGAACTGGGTTTTCTGGTCCAATCCTTCAACCGAATGGCCGAAGACCTGGAACAAAGTCAGGAATCCGTCCAACAGGCCAACATCAGGCTGGCCCAGCAGAATCAGGAACTGGAACGGCGCGGTCAATACATCGAAGCCGTACTCAACAACATCACCTCCGGGGTCATTTCCATGGATTCCGCCGGGCGTATAGGCACGGTCAACACTGCCGCCGAAAGCATCCTCGGCATCCCCGGTGCGATTCTCATCGGACGAAAACCACACCACTTCCTGTCCGGGGATTTTGCCCGGATGATGGAAGACGCCTTGAAACAACTGTCGGCAAAATCGGGTGGCGTCTGGCAGCGACAACTGGATTTACCTGTGCGCGGCAAGACCATCAAGGTACTGGTCAATGTGGTGTCGCTCAAGAATGTGGGTGGTCGTGACGCCGGACATGTCGCGGTTTTTGAAGACATCACCGAGCTGGAAAAGATTCAGCGGCTGGCGGCATGGCGGGAAGTCGCACGACGCATCGCCCACGAAATCAAGAACCCGCTGACCCCCATCAAACTGTCGGCCCAACGGCTGCAACGCAAATATGGCGAGACCATCAGCGAACCGACCTTCGATCAATGTACCGGCCTGATCGTCAATCAAGTTGAACGATTACAGAACATGGTCACCGAATTTTCCGCGTATGCCAAATTGCCGGACGTTCAGCCCAAACCCGATTCACTGGCACCGCTGCTTGAAGAAGTCTCGGCCATGTTCGAAAACACCCACCGGGAAATCAGTTGGACGCTTTCCCCGGAGCCGCCCCTGCCCGACTTCCCGTTTGATCGCGAAGCCATTCGCAAAGTGCTTATCAACCTGCTCACCAACGCGGCCGAAGCCTTGAAGGACAGATACGACGCCCAGGTGGAGATCTCCGCCACCCACGACACTGAAAAAGGACATATCATCGTGACCGTCGCGGACAATGGACCGGGGCTGCCAGACAATTCATCCCGATTATTCGAGCCGTACTATACCGAAAAGAAAGGTGGAACCGGCCTGGGACTGACCATTGTCAGAACCATTGTTTCCGATCACGGCGGGCAGGTCCGTGCCCAGGCAAACGACCCCATCGGCACTGTTTTCATTTTCGAATTGCCGGACGCCTGA
- a CDS encoding TIGR01777 family oxidoreductase — protein sequence MRALIAGGTGFIGQALVEELKNHGWEIVILSRRPAKVADTFETGVIGLNWDNGDWPALIGPETAIINLAGANIAAGRWTTARKQQILDSRVKTGTRLVQAIKDCGALPSVMIQASAVGYYGPCDQTPVDEDTPSGTGFLADVTRQWEASTAELETMGVRRCLLRTGMVLGNGGALERMLPPFKFYMGGPLGSGQQGVSWIHLADEVKAIRFLLENTATHGPYNLTAPEPVLFRDFAKALGTVLGRPSAMKIPGTILRLFLGEMADELLLSGQMAHPTRLRKAGYKFAIPTLEHALQDILS from the coding sequence TTGCGTGCACTCATTGCCGGAGGAACCGGCTTCATCGGTCAGGCCCTCGTTGAAGAGCTAAAGAACCACGGTTGGGAAATCGTCATTCTGTCCCGACGTCCCGCAAAGGTGGCTGACACTTTTGAAACAGGCGTCATCGGTCTGAACTGGGACAATGGCGACTGGCCCGCCCTGATCGGCCCGGAAACGGCCATCATCAATCTGGCCGGGGCCAATATCGCCGCTGGCCGCTGGACCACGGCCAGAAAACAACAAATCCTCGACAGCCGGGTCAAGACCGGTACACGGCTGGTGCAGGCCATAAAAGACTGTGGTGCCCTGCCATCGGTCATGATTCAGGCCTCGGCGGTGGGTTACTATGGTCCGTGTGACCAGACTCCTGTTGACGAAGACACCCCGTCCGGCACGGGATTTCTGGCTGATGTCACCCGTCAGTGGGAAGCCTCAACCGCAGAACTGGAGACCATGGGGGTCCGCCGGTGCCTCCTTCGGACTGGCATGGTACTCGGCAATGGCGGCGCGCTCGAACGGATGCTGCCACCGTTCAAATTCTATATGGGAGGCCCACTGGGGTCCGGCCAGCAAGGCGTATCCTGGATTCATCTGGCCGATGAGGTCAAAGCCATCCGATTCCTGCTCGAAAACACGGCAACACACGGCCCGTACAATCTGACCGCACCGGAACCCGTCCTCTTTCGCGACTTTGCCAAGGCCCTCGGGACCGTGCTGGGCCGACCGTCAGCCATGAAAATTCCCGGAACAATACTCCGACTCTTTCTGGGAGAAATGGCAGACGAACTGCTTCTGTCAGGCCAAATGGCCCACCCGACCCGATTGCGCAAGGCGGGATATAAATTTGCCATCCCCACCCTTGAACACGCGTTGCAGGATATCCTGTCCTGA
- a CDS encoding peroxiredoxin, translating into MSTEHTNEETMPDFAKVGQPVPEFVMESYDPTEGGFCEVDLGALRRDGKWVVLFFYPADFTFVCPTELADLAAKHEVLKKEGAEVISVSTDTKFTHLAWKTDERLLADVRFKMAADPTGEVSRFFDVWDFDTGLALRGTFVINPEGMLVSSEVNYYNVGRNADELVRKMEANTYLKDHPAEACPAKWTPGEKTLTPSEKMVGNVYEALND; encoded by the coding sequence ATGAGCACTGAACATACCAACGAAGAGACCATGCCTGATTTTGCCAAAGTCGGCCAACCTGTTCCCGAGTTTGTCATGGAATCCTATGACCCGACCGAGGGCGGATTTTGTGAAGTGGACCTGGGGGCGTTGCGCCGGGACGGCAAATGGGTTGTCCTGTTTTTTTATCCTGCGGACTTCACGTTTGTCTGCCCCACGGAATTGGCTGATTTGGCCGCCAAGCATGAGGTTCTGAAAAAAGAGGGAGCCGAAGTGATTTCCGTGTCCACGGACACCAAATTCACGCATCTGGCCTGGAAAACAGATGAGCGGTTGCTGGCGGATGTCCGGTTCAAGATGGCTGCTGATCCCACGGGTGAAGTCTCCCGGTTCTTTGACGTCTGGGATTTTGATACCGGTCTGGCTCTGCGCGGAACCTTTGTCATCAACCCGGAAGGGATGTTGGTTTCGTCGGAAGTCAACTATTACAATGTCGGTCGAAATGCCGACGAACTGGTTCGGAAAATGGAAGCAAATACCTACTTGAAGGACCATCCTGCCGAAGCGTGCCCAGCCAAATGGACACCGGGCGAAAAAACATTGACCCCCAGCGAGAAAATGGTGGGTAATGTGTACGAAGCATTGAACGACTAG